From the genome of Clostridia bacterium:
ATGATATAATAAGCGATTATTATACGTTTGCCATAGTGGGCGTTATCTCAAAGTGGGCTAAAAACGGCATGAAAGAGCCGCCGGAGGAATTTATCGATACGATACGAGATCTTACATTTCCCTCATTTATAAAGAACGAATAAAAGCTGCCAAAAACAGGCAGCTTTTATTATTTATTTCTGTTTCGTCCTATTTGAAAGTCGTCAAGCCGGCGCGCGCCGCTTTTGCGTCTGCGCTTTCGCAGCTCGTGCCGCCAAAGATAGTCGGCTATCTCTTCTTCGTCTTCTACTTCCAGATCGCGCTGTCCCGCAAGTCCTTCAAGATGATGGCGAAACTCATGGCGGAGCACCTGGCGCAATTCTTTTTTAAGACGCTGCTCGGAAATATTGGGATAAAGCTTTTCAAACGAGCCGTAAAATATTACTATCTGCCGCCCCATCTCGCTGCGCCTGTATTCTCCCATGATATAAAGATCGTCGGCAACGCTTTGGCTGTGATACGGAGCCTCGTCGGATATTATTATGCCGCCGTTCAGATCGGCGTAAAATTCCTCGGGCAACTCGCAGGCGACCTCGTCCAAAAGGCGCTCAAAAACATCTCTGTCCATATTATTTCACGCTCTCTCGTTTTACAAACAGAAGTACAGCTATCGCATAGAAGCATTCAGCTGCGCCTAAGATCCCCTGAAGGCTTGCCGCAGTAAATTGACCGTTAAAAACGGCATATAAAAGAGGAGCGATGTAGGCAGCGCAATTGGCAACCGCCGCAAAGGATGATGAAACGATCGCTCCGCGCGCGCACGACGCGCCGCTTAAAAACTTCGCCAGATAATAGAAGCAAAGCACGTTTGAAAGTTGGGCGATTATAAGGTATCCATACTGCGCGGGAGTAGCCATCTGAGTTACCGAAATGTAATTTACTATGAGCATAACTGCAGTTATGAATACGGGTACGAGCGCTGCGGGTATCAGCGACGTTTTATATTTGCCCGAGCCGAAAAACACGGCGAGAGGCAAAAATGTAAACGCCATTACGGCCGACAAAAGCACCATTACCGCAATGCGCATTTCAAATCTTTGTCCCATTCCCGCCGCTATATAGCCTACGGCTGAGATAATACAGGACGCGAGCATAATAAACGACATTGCTTTGCCGTATTTATATACAGAAGACTGTTTTTTTATATCGAATGCGCCGAATTTATCCTTTTTTAAGTTCAAAAGTATAGAAAGCACAAAAAACAGCAAAAGTACTGCCGAAAGCGCATAAGTGAGAGGATGCCCCTTTATAAACAGACCGTCGGGCTCCATGGCGATATTTAGCCTCAAAATAGAGAGCACGAGCGCCGCCGCGGAAAATATGACCGTAAGTATGACCTGCAATTATATCATCGTCCTTCTTTAGTATTATTAAAGCTTCTTTAATTTTGTGCCGTTACCGAAGGGCTTTCGTAATCGGTCCTTTCGCTCATAGGCATATAAACGCGTGTTTTTGCAATATTTTTGTACGCCGGACGGATTATCTTAGTACCCGACAAAAGCTCCTCAACTCTGTGCGCCGACCAGCCGGCTATTCTCGCAATTGCGAAAAGCGGAGTATAGAGCTCCATAGGTATGTTGAGCATACGGTAAACAAAGCCCGAATACATATCGACATTTGCGCATACGACCCTGTGCGCGCCCATCTTTTTATTGAGTATTGCCGGAGCAAGTCGCTCGACCCTGTCGAGAAGCTCGAATTCGTCAAGCATGCCTTTTTCCAATGCGAGCTCGCGCGCGGCCTTCTTTAAAAGCACTGCTCTGGGATCGCTTTTCGTATATATCGCATGTCCCATGCCGTAGATAAGGCCGCTTTTGTCGCCGACTTCTTTTCTGAGTATACGCTCAAGATAATCAGAGACCTCATCGTCGTCGCGCACGTCATGCACGTCCTGTTTCATCGTTTCAAACATATTATGGACCTTTATATTGGCTCCGCCGTGACGATAGCCGCGAAGCGAACCTATTGCGGCCGATATCGCGGAATATGTGTCGGTGCCTGCGCTGGTAAGTACTCGCGTGGTAAAAGTGGAGTTGTTACCGCCGCCGTGCTCTGCGTGCAGAACGAGCGCGAGATCGAGTATGCTCTCTTCGCTTTCGGTGAACTTTTTGTCCGGGCGAACGGCGTTTAAGAAGTTGCCGGCCGTTCCGTATTTCGCCTTGGGCAAATGTATATAAAGACTCTTTCTGTCATAGAAGTGGCGTTTAACGTGAAAGGCATGCGCCGCGATTATTGGCAGCCTTGCCGTAAGCTCTATGCACTGCCTAAGTACGTTCTCTACCGATAGATTGGACGGGTCGGGATCGTAGGAATACATTGCAAGTACGCTTCTCGCCATCTTATTCATTATGTCCGAGCTGGGCGCTTTTATTATCATGTCCTCGGTAAAACCCTTGGGCAGATCGCGAAGCTTTGTGAGCATGCTGCCGAATATTTCAAACTCTTCGGCGTTTGGCAGGCTGCCCAAAAGCAGAAGATGAGCCACTTCCTCAAAACGGCGGTTCTTGGGACCGTCGTAGCCTTCTACCATATCCTTTATATTTATACCACGATAATAGAGCTCGCCGTCAATGGGCATTCTGTCGCCCTCATTTATAAGATAACCGTGTACGTTACCGATAACCGTAACGCCGGCCATGACGCCCGTGCCGTCGGCGTTTCTGAGGCCGCGTTTTATATTGGTGTTGTCAAAAGCGCTTGGATCTATAGTAGTATAGTCCGTAAATTTCTTATAAAGCTTATCAAGATACGCCTGGTTAATCATATAGTTCTCAACTGGCATATTTTCACCTCCGGATGAGTACATAAAAAAATATATATAAAAATATTTTAACTGAATAAATATAAAGCGTCAAGCACAACAGAGAATCGGAAGGAGAAAATATGAAAAGAATTTTGCTGTTTATTACGTTTATTTGGATGGTGTTACTTCTTTTACCGCCGATTTTGTGCAGAATTACGCAAGACGCTCCCTCTCGGGCGGAGAATATTTCGGGTGATGAAAGAATAATTATAAGTCTTATGCACACGGATACCGGCGAGCTCGAGGATATAAGCTTAAGGGATTATTTAACGGGCGTCGTTATGGCGGAGATGCCTGCTTCATTTGAGGATGATGCGCTTATGGCGCAGGCTGTAGCCGCGCGCAGCTATACTTATAATAAATATATTGAAAACAGGGCGCAGCCGGGAATATTCCCCTCGCACAACGGAGCCGACGTATGCACCGATCCCGCCCATTGCAAGGCTTATATGACGCTTTCGGACGCACGGGGAAAGTGGGGAGGAGAGTGGGAGGAGAAGTATTATGAAAAAATATGCGACGCTGTGGAGAACACCGACAAAGAGA
Proteins encoded in this window:
- a CDS encoding citrate synthase, with the translated sequence MINQAYLDKLYKKFTDYTTIDPSAFDNTNIKRGLRNADGTGVMAGVTVIGNVHGYLINEGDRMPIDGELYYRGINIKDMVEGYDGPKNRRFEEVAHLLLLGSLPNAEEFEIFGSMLTKLRDLPKGFTEDMIIKAPSSDIMNKMARSVLAMYSYDPDPSNLSVENVLRQCIELTARLPIIAAHAFHVKRHFYDRKSLYIHLPKAKYGTAGNFLNAVRPDKKFTESEESILDLALVLHAEHGGGNNSTFTTRVLTSAGTDTYSAISAAIGSLRGYRHGGANIKVHNMFETMKQDVHDVRDDDEVSDYLERILRKEVGDKSGLIYGMGHAIYTKSDPRAVLLKKAARELALEKGMLDEFELLDRVERLAPAILNKKMGAHRVVCANVDMYSGFVYRMLNIPMELYTPLFAIARIAGWSAHRVEELLSGTKIIRPAYKNIAKTRVYMPMSERTDYESPSVTAQN
- a CDS encoding metallopeptidase family protein — its product is MDRDVFERLLDEVACELPEEFYADLNGGIIISDEAPYHSQSVADDLYIMGEYRRSEMGRQIVIFYGSFEKLYPNISEQRLKKELRQVLRHEFRHHLEGLAGQRDLEVEDEEEIADYLWRHELRKRRRKSGARRLDDFQIGRNRNK